In Salvelinus alpinus unplaced genomic scaffold, SLU_Salpinus.1 scaffold_40, whole genome shotgun sequence, a single genomic region encodes these proteins:
- the vipb gene encoding vasoactive intestinal peptide b, with protein sequence MHSVMAQTNSFHRLFLMALCSMLCTRTMSLPAVAAYSVRSGTVETDGKGDWEQSLSINDMETLKLLYDIIARPKRHADGLFTSGYSKLLGQLSAKDYLESLIAKRVSNDLLEDQLPVKHQSDTVFTDNYSRYGKQMAIKKYLKSALSNKRSLEEPTIPELSIRSEPSSQQTNEDISIHELLNSLSLTL encoded by the exons ATGCAT AGCGTTATGGCACAGACGAACAGCTTTCATCGACTTTTTTTGATGGCACTATGCAGTATGCTGTGTACCAGGACCATGAGTCTACCTGCTGTCGCCGCATACTCAGTCAG GTCAGGGACTGTTGAGACAGATGGAAAGGGTGACTGGGAGCAGAGTCTGTCAATAAATGACATGGAAACCCTTAAACTTCTCTATGATATAATTGCAAG accAAAAAGACACGCAGATGGTCTCTTCACAAGTGGCTACAGCAAACTTTTAGGTCAGCTTTCGGCCAAGGACTACCTTGAATCCTTGATTGCAAAGCGAGTCAG TAATGACCTCCTGGAGGACCAGTTGCCAGTAAAACACCAGTCAGACACTGTGTTTACAGACAACTACAGTCGCTATGGAAAACAGATGGCCATCAAGAAATACTTGAAATCAGCGCTGTCAAACAAGAGGAG CTTGGAGGAACCTACTATTCCAGAATTATCCATTAGGAGCGAGCCTTCCTCACAGCAAACCAATGAAGACATCTCAATTCATGAACTCCTCAATAGTCTTTCATTG ACCCTCTAA
- the LOC139566993 gene encoding histone H2B-like, with product MPEPAKSAPKKDSKKAITKTAGKGGKKRRKSRKESYAIYVYKVLKQVHSDTGISSKARGIMNSFVNDIFERIAGESSRLAHHNKRSTITSREILTAVRLLLPGELAKHAVSEGSKAITKYTSSQ from the coding sequence ATGCCGGAGCCAGCAAAGTCCGCGCCCAAGAAGGACTCCAAGAAAGCCATCACCAAGACCGCAGGGAAGGGCGGCAAGAAGCGCCGAAAGTCCAGGAAGGAGAGCTACGCCATTTACGTGTACAAAGTCCTGAAGCAGGTCCACTCCGACACCGGCATCTCCTCCAAGGCCAGGGGAATCATGAACTCGTTCGTGAACGACATCTTCGAGCGTATCGCCGGAGAGTCCTCACGCCTGGCCCACCACAATAAGCGTTCTACCATCACCTCCAGGGAGATCCTGACCGCCGTGCGTCTGCTGCTCCCTGGTGAGCTGGCCAAGCACGCAGTGTCTGAGGGCAGCAAGGCCATAACCAAGTACACCAGCTCCCAGTAA